DNA sequence from the Rhizobium sp. ARZ01 genome:
CGGCCGCGCGCGCCATCTGCGCCAACCGCTGGATCGCCCCTTCGATCTCCTTGCCGGCGACCATCATCAGGTCGGCCATCTCGTCGACGATGACGACGATGTACGGCATCGGCGTGAGGTCCATTTCCTCCTGCTCGTAAGTCGGCTCGCCGGTCGAGCGGTCGAAGCCCTTCGGCACGTCGCACATCACCGTCTCGCCATTGGCGCGAGCGGTGGCAGCGCGGGTGTTGAAGCCGTCGATGTTGCGCACGCCAAGGCGCGACATCTTGCGATAACGGTCCTCCATCTCGCGCACGGCCCACTTCAGCGCCATTACGGCCTTCTTCGGATCGGTGACCACGGGCGTCAGAAGGTGCGGGATGCCGTCATAGACAGAGAGTTCCAACATCTTCGGGTCGACCATGATCAGGCGGCATTCCTCGGGCTTCAGCCGGTAGAGGAGCGACAGGATCATCGTGTTGATCGCGACCGACTTGCCCGAGCCGGTGGTGCCGGCGACGAGCAGATGTGGCATCTTGGCGAGTTCGGCAATGACCGGTTCGCCGCCGATCGTCTTGCCGAGGCAGACCGCCAGCTTGAACTTCGTCTCCCAGTAGCTTTCGCACTCGATCAGTTCGCGGAAATAGACGGTCTCGCGAACGGCGTTCGGCAGTTCGATACCGATGACGTTGCGGCCCGGGACGACGGCGACGCGAGCCGAGAGCGCAGACATGGAGCGAGCGATGTCGTCGGAAAGACCGATGACGCGGGAGGATTTGACGCCGGGTGCCGGCTCGAATTCGTAGAGGGTAACGACCGGACCGGGTCGCACATCGATGATCTCGCCCTTGACGCCAAAGTCCTCGAGGATGCTCTCAAGCAGGCCCGCGCTCTGCTCCAGCGCCTCCTGGGTCATCGTGTGCGCCTGCTCGCCGACGGGCTGCTGCAGTAGCTCGACAGGCGGGAATTCATAGTCCGGGTTGTTATCAGCCGAAGCAAATAGACCGGAGCGTGCGAGTGAACGGGACCGAGCAGGCGTTACCCTGGCAGCAGGTGTCGCCGTTGCAGCCGGGAGGGACGTTTCGTCGTGGTTAATCGCCGGCAGCGCAATCGCCTCCGGTGCCGGGACGGGAACCGGGGCTTCGTCCGGCGACGCTGCAACGGTGGCGGACAACAGTGTCGGCATCTGCCACGCATCTGCCGTTGCCGTCGCTTGAATGCTCGTAGCCTGGAAGGCCGACATCGACGACAGGGCGGAGTACGAGGCATAGCTTGCAGCGACGGTGACTTGGCGAGTTGCCGATGCAGGCGTGGTTTCTGCAGCGTTCGACGGCGCCGTGAATGTGCGCGGGCGGGAACCTGACTGGACCAAGGAGCCCGAAGCGGCGGCCGGCGTAACCGAAGACGGTGGGGTGGGCGCCTTCGCCGCCGTCACAGTTGCCGCGGGATTTGGCCGCGCTACGTAACTGGAGGGACTTGCGGATGGGCGCGCGGCAAAGCAGGCGCTGGGAGAGAGCGGCTTTGTCATCGGTGGTGCGTTGGCGCGCACGGCCTGGACAGGAGCGATCGGTAGCGCTGGAGCGACACTTGCCGTGGCGACCGGCGCTGCAGGTGCGTGTCTGCTTCTGATGACAACTTCGCGGTAGCGCGATGCGGCCGATTCCGGGCTTACGTCGAAGTGGGGCAGCGCCACACGGTCTGCCGGCACAAGACCTGCGAGGTCGACATCCGGGCCCATGATTTCCCAGAGAGCGTAGTCGGAGATGGAAAGGCCGAACGCACCAATGGGCGGCGTTGGCAACGCGGTGGCTCGTGGTGCTTTGGCGAAGGCCGATTCGGTTGCTTGAGCAGCCGGATATGGTTCTACGAAAGAGGCCGGCCGCAATTCGTGGCGGGTCTCGGTCATCTCACGCTTGAGGCGCAGGTAGAGAGCCAATGCGCCGCTGTCGCCTTCAACGCTCTGGGCTGCGGTGGCTTCAGCAGGGCCGCTGCGTGGCTCGGCCGACGCGGCGGCGCGTGCATGACCGCCTTCGATCTTGCGCATGACCGTGCTGTCCAGATCCGGCTGGACCACATCCGGAACCGGTGTCACGACTTCTTCTTTTGCCACGGTCAATTCAATCACCTTGGTCTCGGCCACCTCCGCCATTTTCGTCTCGTCCACTGGCGCAGGCTTGCGCGCATAGGCGCTTTCCGGCGTGCGTGTGAAACGGACGTTCGGCCCGAGAACGAATGCACTCTGCCAGGCCGGCAAATCGGTGCCGGCATTCACCTCTCCGGTGACAGTCATCCCGGGGAGCGTAACTTCGGCCGGCTGGCTGGAGCTACCGTTGTGGGTCGCTGAGACGTCGTTGACGGAGGGCGAAGTCGTACGGGAAGGACGCATGGAAACCTGCAACGCTGGAACTACCGGAAGGCATGAAACCCCTGCCCTCGGAATAGAAAATAAAGGTTAACAGCCCCTTTCCAGCGGCTGCCATAAGCCCCCTATCCCAGCGTCGATATGTCCTGGATCTGCGTCGATAAATACTTTAAAAGCAGAAACTTAAGCGCTGTTCATTTGGGTTCTTGTGAAATTTGCGTAGCTGTCCGCGTCGTTTCAATCCAGGTCGTCGCGAGACTCACAGAACCAACAGCTTCTTAAGGAGGGAAAGCACGTCTTCGAAGGGAATCTGCGTGATCCCGACGATGGCGAACGGCAGCAGCGCCATGGCCGAGAGCGGCAGCACCGCAATGCGGGAAAGGAGCCCCGGCGAGAGCTTCCTCGCACTTTCATAGAGCTTGCCCGGATCGGGTATCTCCGCATCAGCTGCGGGCTCAACCGTGCCGTCGGCGGCAATGTTGCGCGAGAGCGTCTTGCGCTCGTCCTGGCGAAGGCGTTGCGTGGCCTGCGTCGCCGACACCAGCATCGTCGCCTCGCGCAAGCGGCGCAGCGGTGCCTGGAAGGCCGATAGCGGATAGACGAAGAAGCCGAGCACAACCGCGAGCCAGACCCCCATGATCGTGGTTAGCGTCTTTATCGAAAGCACCTCCGCCGTAATGTGCTTGGCGAAGGCAGCGGCGACGGCGCAACTGAGGCCGAACATGAAGGTTCGATAGGCATTCGGATAGTCCGCCAGAAACGCCAGCCCGCCCTTGCCATCCGGATGACTCGCCACCAGCCGCAATTCGAGCTGAGCGATTGCACGTAGCAAGCGCGACCATACGTAATGTCGCCAGAAGCCGCGCAGCATCAGAAACCAGAAGAGCGGGAGGCTTACAAGCAGCGTCCACCAGCCGGCAATCGTGACGTGACCGGCAGTCCCCGCCCATGCAAGTCCATTCCCCTCCAGATGATGCGTGATGGCCCAGAGTGCCGCGAGATATCCAAGCGCAAGGCAAATGCTTTCGGCAAGACGCGAACTACGCAGCCGAAGCGCATCGTTTACGGCCATTGCCGCAGCCGGCATCGATTCCGGCGCGATCAACGGCGCGGCTGCGAAATGCCTAAGCTTCACCCGCAGACGGTCCTCCACCTGCTGCTCCGCGAGCACAAGTGCGCCGATTGCCAGCACGAACCGCCCCCACAGGCTCACATCGGTAATGTAGGTTTCGCCAAAAGGCTGGAGGCGCAGGCTGTCGGGCAGGGCAAGGATCAGCGGAACGAGCCAGGCTATGGCGACGTAGATCAGCGCGCGCCGTGGTGCGTTGAGGGCGTCCTTTTTCAGCAGCCCCATCCGTTCCTGCAGCTCGAAGAACGGTCCCCCCTGATAGGCGGGATAGTCGGCAATCTGAATGTTCTCGCGTGGAGCATGCTTGGCCATCACGTTCTCCCCGTGACACCGCATTCCGCGGGGCCTCCGGCAGGAGGCGAGCTCATGCTACCTCATTGCTTTAAAAATCGGAATCCGTATTCAGGATGAGACGAGTAAGCCGGATAACAGGTCGGCTGGCAGAGAGCGCGTGGACCACACCCAGACACACATTGCGGTCACAGAGGCCCAAGCCCGTCGTTCACAAGGTCGACAACCAGCTTGCGGACGTTACCTCCGCTCTTCAGTTCGGTGCGGTCAAAGTCGCTGTCCTGCTTGCCTTTCGCTTTCGAAATGGGGCCGAGTCGCCGGGTGAGTTCCTTTCGGATCTTTTTGCAGTTGGGATCGTCGGCCACGGTCAAGCCAACGGAAACTTCCTCGATCTGTCGCACCATGTCCTTGATGAAGTCGCCGTGCACGCGTTCATGGGCCTGGACTCCTGCGAAGAATGTCTCCCATTTGGTTTTCACCGGCGCTGGCAGCTTCTTGGCGGGTTTCGGCAGCATGTATGTGATGACGAGGTTTGGACGCGCGGAGGCCAGAACGCAGCCGCCGTTCTTTGGTTCGTACTTGCGCGACCAGGTCAGCTTGAAATCGGTGAACGCAATGGCGCGGCTGCCCCTGACCTCCGGTCCCCGCTCGCCGATCGACTGGTAGAGTTCCATGCCCGTCGTTCCGGTGATCGCATAGGTCCGCACCTGCTCGACCGCTTGCCATTCGGCGTGCGCAACCGCCGGCGTTGACAGGAAAAGAGCCAGCAGGACGCGCGCTACAGCAGAATTCAAGAGGACCTCCGAAAAGAATACAATCGATCGCGGCGGAACCTATCCGTCTGTCGCGCCGCGTTCAACCGTGCGACCTGCGACAACGAATTCCCTCAGGCGATTGTCGGATTAACTTCGGATAGGTATTCGGCTGATAGTCAGTGGACATCACAAGGCCGCTGTCGGTTTCCCGCCGCCCGCGCCAACTTCACGGAGCGAAAAATGCAATCGCCTGACTATCAGAAATTCGTCGCGGCCGTCGCCGAGGCCGGCAACCAGCCGAACAAGGCTTATGCCGCGTTGGAAGCGCTGGTGCGCGAGACCGTCGGCGTGAAGCTTTTCACGATCATGACCAGCGATACGAAGGAGCGGCTTTCCGAGAGAACCTACTCCAACATGCCTCAGGTCTATCCCGTCTCCGGCACCAAACCTTACAATGAGACGCATTGGTCGGAGATCACTCTCAATCAGAAGCGGACCTTCGTCGCCAACACGATCGAGGAGATCGCGGCCGTGTTCGACGACCACGAGCTGATCCGGTCGCTCGGCTGCGAATCCGTCATCAACGTGCCGATCATCGTCGACGGCGAGGTGATCGGCACGCTGAACTGCCTGCACGAAAAAGGTCACTACACCGAGGAACGGGTGCGTGCGGCCGAGGCGCTGAAACTGCCTGGCGCCGTCTGCATGCTGCTGCATGACCGAGTGAAGGCGCGCAGCCGCTGAGCCTGCTATCCCGTGAATGCCATCCTCAGGTCCAAGCCGAGGATGGCGAGCGATGCCAGGGTTTCAGCCCCGATCGTATGCTCAGCAGTTAGACCGAGCGCGTCAATCCGCCGTCCACGCGGACGTTCTGGCCTGTGATGTAGCCGGCGCCTTCCGAGGCGAGAAATGCCACAGTGGCGGCAATCTCGTCGCTGCGGCCATAGCGCTGCATGGGAACACTGGCGCGGCGTTCCTCGGTTGCCGGCAGGCTGTCGATCCAGCCCGGCAACACGTTGTTCATGCGGATGTTCTCGGCGGCATAGGTGTCGGCGAAGATCTTCGTGTAAGAAGCGAGCCCGGCCCGGAACACGGCTGATGTCGGGAACATGGCGGATGGCTCGAAGGCCCAGGCGGTAGAGATGTTGACGATCGCGCCGGACTTCTGTGCCTGCATGATAGGCGTGACGAGGCGCGTTGGGCGGATCACGTTCATCAGGTAGACGTCAAGCCCCTTGTGCCAGTCCTCATCCGTGATCTCGATGATGGGTGCACGCGGCCCATGACCGGCGCTGTTGACCAATACGTCGATGCGCCCAAAGGTCTGCATCGCCAGATCGACCAGCTGCTTCAGATCGTCGTTCGACTGGTTGGAACCGGTGACACCCACGCCGTTCAGCTCCCTTGCGAGCGCTTCGCCCTTACCCGAAGAGGAGAGGATCGCAACGCGATATCCATCGGCTGCAAGGCGTCGGGCGGTCGCAGCCCCCATGCCGCTGCCGCCGGCGGTTACCAGAGCCACCTTTTCTACTGTCATCGCTCTTGCCTTTCCTCTGTTCGCCACGCATTCTTGCGTGCAAATGCCTTGATGGCAACAATGATAGCATTGCCGAACCACGGGTTCGAGCCAGATCGAGTGGCAGAAGACAGTAGAAATTCTATCGCATGGCCGAGATTGTCCGCCGACTTCCGCCGCTCAACGGTCTACGTGCCTTCGAGGTTGCCGCGCGGCATCTGAATTTCAGGCTGGCGGCGGAGGAACTTGGCGTAACGCAGGGCGCGGTGGCGCAGCAGGTCCGTGGCCTTGAGGCGCAGCTTGGCCTCAGGCTCTTCGATCGCCAGCCACGTTCCCTGATACTCACCGATGCCGGTCGAACGTATGTCGCAAACATTCGGCGCGCGTTCGAACTGATCGCCGAGGCAACGGCGACGCTGCGGCCCGAACCGCTCCACCTCACGATCAGCGTTACGCCGACCTTCGCCTCGAAATGGCTGATCCCGCGGCTTCCTGAATTCCTGGCGGCCCATCCGGAACTGGACCTGCGGATCCTTGCCAGCGAGCGGCTGTCCAACTTTCAGACGGACGGCGTGGACATTGCCGTGCGGCTCGGTCGGCCGCCGTTCGGTAGTGGGGTCGAAGCGCAACTGCTGTTCGAGCAGGAGGTCGCGGCCGTCTGCAGTCCTGCCTTGTTGTCGGCCAACAACGGGCCGCTCGCTGCGGGTGATTTCGACCGGTTCGTTCTCCTCCACGACACACACAACCAGTGGCCAGAGTTCATCGCGGGCATACTTGGGCGCACACCGTCGCGGGCTTCCAAGAGCGTCCGTTTCAACCAGACGTCCCACGCGATCGAGGCCGCAATCGCGGGACACGGGATCGCACTGGCAAGCACCATGTTCGTAAAGGAGGATATTGCTGCCGGCAGGCTCGTTCGCGCATTCGACCAGACAATGCGCGTCGCGGCGGATTTCTACGTCGTGGTGCCGCGCCGGTCGCAACATACCGCCGGCGCGGCGAAGGTGCGCGATTGGCTGCTGCAATATGCGGCACCAAATCCACGCATGAATGAATGACTGAGGAGAGGGGGCGGTATCAGAGCGCCCCTGCTCGCCACCGTATCTTGGCGATCAACTCGATGTTTACTGGCGACCGTGCCGGCGTTGAGCGAATGTGCTACTCTTTCTCATTGCGTCGATATCCGGATGGAACGATGGAGCCCGGCGTTGGGCCACGACCTTTCCCGTTTTCACGAGGCTCAGGGGGCGATCTACCAGCGCGCGCTCGCAGAGTTGCGTGCCGGGCGGAAGGAGACCCATTGGATGTGGTACATCTTCCCGCAGATCGAGGGGCTCGGGATGTCGGCCATGACGCAACGATACGCCATAACCACGCTCGACGAGGCAGTTGCCTATCTGGCCGATCCTGTTCTCGGTGGGCGTCTTTTGGAATGTACCGGAGCTGTTCTCGCCGTTCCGGAAAAGTCCGCTCACGAAATCTTCGGTTCGCCCGACGACATGAAATTCCGATCGTCGCTGACGTTGTTTGCCGCCGCCGCTGCCGATCCCACGCCGTTCGAGGCGGCGTTGCAGCGCTTCTATGGCGGCGTTCCGGATTCTCGCACGCTGGCTCTGCTTGATATCAATTGACCGATTATCGGCACCGGCAAAACGGCCACTATGATGCCGCCGGACTGAAGTACACAAAAGCTATCGAATATTGGAAAAGTATTCGCATTCCATCGGAACGAAAGCAGTTTCATTTGCTCCATATGGTTGAGGAATTTGCGATCTAGAGCATATCAGTTCAGTGACCAAACGGAGATCGACATGTCCTGGTTCAAGCCTCTCGCCGCCGCCACCCTCCTGCAAGCTGCATTCCTGCTTCCGGCCGCAGCCGGCGATAACCTCGCAGCGATCCAGTCCACGGGCACCTTCAAGATCGGCACCGAAGGCACCTACGCGCCCTTCACCTACCATGACGCCAGCGGCAAGCTCGTCGGCTTCGACGTCGAGATCGGCGAGGCCGTCGCCGAAAAGCTCGGCGTCAAGGCCGAATTCCTGGAAGGGAAGTGGGACGGCCTGAT
Encoded proteins:
- a CDS encoding DNA translocase FtsK, encoding MRPSRTTSPSVNDVSATHNGSSSQPAEVTLPGMTVTGEVNAGTDLPAWQSAFVLGPNVRFTRTPESAYARKPAPVDETKMAEVAETKVIELTVAKEEVVTPVPDVVQPDLDSTVMRKIEGGHARAAASAEPRSGPAEATAAQSVEGDSGALALYLRLKREMTETRHELRPASFVEPYPAAQATESAFAKAPRATALPTPPIGAFGLSISDYALWEIMGPDVDLAGLVPADRVALPHFDVSPESAASRYREVVIRSRHAPAAPVATASVAPALPIAPVQAVRANAPPMTKPLSPSACFAARPSASPSSYVARPNPAATVTAAKAPTPPSSVTPAAASGSLVQSGSRPRTFTAPSNAAETTPASATRQVTVAASYASYSALSSMSAFQATSIQATATADAWQMPTLLSATVAASPDEAPVPVPAPEAIALPAINHDETSLPAATATPAARVTPARSRSLARSGLFASADNNPDYEFPPVELLQQPVGEQAHTMTQEALEQSAGLLESILEDFGVKGEIIDVRPGPVVTLYEFEPAPGVKSSRVIGLSDDIARSMSALSARVAVVPGRNVIGIELPNAVRETVYFRELIECESYWETKFKLAVCLGKTIGGEPVIAELAKMPHLLVAGTTGSGKSVAINTMILSLLYRLKPEECRLIMVDPKMLELSVYDGIPHLLTPVVTDPKKAVMALKWAVREMEDRYRKMSRLGVRNIDGFNTRAATARANGETVMCDVPKGFDRSTGEPTYEQEEMDLTPMPYIVVIVDEMADLMMVAGKEIEGAIQRLAQMARAAGIHLIMATQRPSVDVITGTIKANFPTRISFQVTSKIDSRTILGEQGAEHLLGQGDMLHMIGGGRIARVHGPFVSDSEVEAVVAHLKTQGRPEYLGTVTEDADEEEAAEPEDTAVFDKSAMGEEDGNDLYDKAVKVVLRDRKCSTSYIQRRLSIGYNRAASLVERMERDGLVGAANHVGKREILNGSRDSVPSMEMLDDED
- a CDS encoding DUF922 domain-containing protein codes for the protein MNSAVARVLLALFLSTPAVAHAEWQAVEQVRTYAITGTTGMELYQSIGERGPEVRGSRAIAFTDFKLTWSRKYEPKNGGCVLASARPNLVITYMLPKPAKKLPAPVKTKWETFFAGVQAHERVHGDFIKDMVRQIEEVSVGLTVADDPNCKKIRKELTRRLGPISKAKGKQDSDFDRTELKSGGNVRKLVVDLVNDGLGPL
- a CDS encoding GAF domain-containing protein, which produces MQSPDYQKFVAAVAEAGNQPNKAYAALEALVRETVGVKLFTIMTSDTKERLSERTYSNMPQVYPVSGTKPYNETHWSEITLNQKRTFVANTIEEIAAVFDDHELIRSLGCESVINVPIIVDGEVIGTLNCLHEKGHYTEERVRAAEALKLPGAVCMLLHDRVKARSR
- a CDS encoding SDR family oxidoreductase, giving the protein MTVEKVALVTAGGSGMGAATARRLAADGYRVAILSSSGKGEALARELNGVGVTGSNQSNDDLKQLVDLAMQTFGRIDVLVNSAGHGPRAPIIEITDEDWHKGLDVYLMNVIRPTRLVTPIMQAQKSGAIVNISTAWAFEPSAMFPTSAVFRAGLASYTKIFADTYAAENIRMNNVLPGWIDSLPATEERRASVPMQRYGRSDEIAATVAFLASEGAGYITGQNVRVDGGLTRSV
- the gcvA gene encoding transcriptional regulator GcvA, translated to MAEIVRRLPPLNGLRAFEVAARHLNFRLAAEELGVTQGAVAQQVRGLEAQLGLRLFDRQPRSLILTDAGRTYVANIRRAFELIAEATATLRPEPLHLTISVTPTFASKWLIPRLPEFLAAHPELDLRILASERLSNFQTDGVDIAVRLGRPPFGSGVEAQLLFEQEVAAVCSPALLSANNGPLAAGDFDRFVLLHDTHNQWPEFIAGILGRTPSRASKSVRFNQTSHAIEAAIAGHGIALASTMFVKEDIAAGRLVRAFDQTMRVAADFYVVVPRRSQHTAGAAKVRDWLLQYAAPNPRMNE
- a CDS encoding DUF1810 domain-containing protein is translated as MERWSPALGHDLSRFHEAQGAIYQRALAELRAGRKETHWMWYIFPQIEGLGMSAMTQRYAITTLDEAVAYLADPVLGGRLLECTGAVLAVPEKSAHEIFGSPDDMKFRSSLTLFAAAAADPTPFEAALQRFYGGVPDSRTLALLDIN